A genomic segment from Oncorhynchus keta strain PuntledgeMale-10-30-2019 chromosome 9, Oket_V2, whole genome shotgun sequence encodes:
- the LOC118387606 gene encoding C-C motif chemokine 19-like, with amino-acid sequence MSLRVAALLLLASVLWSHVAASTDQALDCCLTTTDTKLPHRVVKSYSIQTVSGGCRIAATVLVTKKNLRLCAPPATKKNWVAKLIKQLKRKSHKGKDRKGKNGKRRH; translated from the exons ATGTCATTACGGGTGGCTGCACTTCTTCTGTTGGCATCTGTCCTCTGGAGCCATGTAGCAG CAAGCACAGATCAGGCTTTAGACTGCTGCTTGACAACGACCGATACCAAGCTTCCCCACAGAGTGGTGAAGTCATACAGTAtccagacagtcagtggaggatGTCGGATAGCTGCCACTGT GCTTGTCACGAAGAAGAACCTTAGACTGTGTGCTCCTCCTGCCACCAAGAAGAACTGGGTGGCCAAACTCATCAAGCAACTGAAGAGGAAATCGCATAAGGGAAAGGACAGAAAAGGGAAGAATG GCAAGAGAAGACACTGA